In one Microbacterium invictum genomic region, the following are encoded:
- a CDS encoding glycosyltransferase, with amino-acid sequence MGIQTAMDRITEAPTIVQALQAADDVAFEAGRDPGVRTLRVLSAALVGSDDIAAIAAVHALAEMNDEAAGALLVTLLDDDRPFIVEHAAWALGRRPARASAIAPLISQVISGGFTGMLAQHTLEKWSAGSGELLAVALLSATTGEVGNDARIRLTETLGLVRHPLTTAPLCTLAGDTSAPATVREAAIAALGQRADAEVIAHLEDLVAEGGLIGDLARLALIDADPPRTRTSADDAGGDGGLTVAQLFLHADIDPALSASGAGDNGGIATLLVRLGDALVADGSVVDRVLTLSRGTVAQAGPDLLQMAGGERGHLYGHVPLTSIPASSATAWHLRVTVRRGIRRLLRAAGRIDVLHLRMADVGSLAAADVARELGIPTVFTVAPDPHSVIASLERSGRLSREDFGEVDCTEHFWFRSHLVQSLAASAAHSVFFPRPELERDMRALIGIDLTSHPERHTVVAEGVDLAIVDDALSRAVAVAAGTPPEGAFAELAGLVAGLSPARRDLPLLITVGRMHRIKGMAALVEAWAGSDLSARANLLVVGGDLADPSSDERQQLDLIDGAVPAAERAERGLIIAGHRSNDIAAAWLAAARFGIPGTIAPGGAYVCASVKEEFGLAILEAMATGLVVVAPDSGGPATYVNDGDTGFLTDTADPAALVAAIGRALDAAADGDPRRAERSRTLVAERFTIQGMAATLTPMYLNVTRHEAELRRTAELLT; translated from the coding sequence ATGGGCATCCAGACGGCGATGGACCGCATCACCGAAGCACCCACGATCGTGCAAGCCCTCCAGGCCGCCGACGACGTCGCGTTCGAGGCCGGGCGCGACCCCGGCGTGCGCACCCTCCGGGTGCTCTCCGCCGCTCTCGTCGGCTCCGACGACATCGCCGCGATCGCGGCCGTGCACGCCCTCGCCGAGATGAACGACGAAGCCGCCGGTGCGCTGCTGGTCACCCTCCTCGACGACGATCGGCCCTTCATCGTCGAGCACGCCGCCTGGGCGCTCGGTCGCCGTCCCGCCCGCGCGTCCGCCATCGCACCCCTCATCTCGCAGGTCATCTCCGGCGGATTCACCGGCATGCTCGCGCAGCACACGCTGGAGAAGTGGTCGGCCGGCAGCGGCGAGCTCCTCGCCGTGGCGCTGCTGAGCGCGACGACCGGAGAAGTCGGCAACGACGCGCGCATACGTCTGACCGAGACGCTCGGCCTCGTGAGGCATCCGCTCACCACCGCGCCGCTGTGCACCCTCGCCGGCGACACCTCGGCCCCCGCGACCGTCCGTGAGGCGGCGATCGCCGCACTCGGCCAGCGTGCCGACGCCGAGGTCATCGCTCACCTCGAAGACCTCGTCGCAGAGGGCGGGCTCATCGGCGACCTCGCGCGTCTCGCGCTCATCGACGCGGATCCGCCGCGCACCCGCACCTCGGCCGACGACGCCGGCGGCGACGGCGGGCTGACCGTCGCGCAGCTGTTCCTCCACGCCGACATCGATCCCGCCCTGTCCGCCTCCGGCGCGGGAGACAACGGCGGCATCGCGACCCTGCTGGTACGCCTGGGCGACGCCCTCGTCGCCGACGGCTCGGTCGTCGACCGCGTGCTCACCCTCTCGCGCGGCACCGTCGCCCAGGCGGGGCCCGACCTCCTGCAGATGGCCGGCGGCGAGCGCGGCCACCTCTACGGACACGTCCCCCTGACGAGCATCCCGGCCTCGTCGGCGACCGCCTGGCACCTGCGGGTGACGGTGCGCCGTGGCATCCGTCGCCTGCTGCGGGCCGCCGGACGCATCGACGTGCTGCACCTTCGGATGGCGGATGTCGGCAGCCTTGCCGCCGCCGATGTGGCGCGCGAGCTCGGCATCCCGACGGTGTTCACCGTCGCCCCCGATCCGCACAGTGTGATCGCCTCGCTCGAGCGGTCGGGACGCCTCTCGCGCGAAGACTTCGGCGAGGTCGATTGCACCGAGCACTTCTGGTTCCGCAGCCATCTCGTCCAGAGCCTTGCCGCATCGGCCGCGCACTCGGTGTTCTTCCCCCGGCCCGAGCTCGAGCGCGACATGCGTGCGCTCATCGGCATCGACCTGACCTCCCATCCCGAGCGCCACACCGTCGTCGCCGAGGGCGTGGACCTCGCGATCGTCGATGACGCCCTCAGTCGCGCGGTCGCCGTCGCCGCCGGCACTCCCCCCGAGGGCGCCTTCGCCGAGCTCGCGGGCCTGGTCGCCGGCCTCTCCCCCGCGCGTCGGGATCTGCCTCTGCTCATCACGGTGGGCCGGATGCACCGCATCAAGGGGATGGCGGCGCTCGTCGAGGCCTGGGCCGGAAGCGATCTCTCCGCCCGCGCGAACCTCCTCGTCGTGGGCGGCGACCTCGCCGATCCGTCGAGCGATGAGCGTCAGCAGCTGGATCTCATCGATGGCGCGGTCCCGGCCGCCGAGCGCGCAGAGCGCGGTCTGATCATCGCGGGCCATCGCTCGAACGACATCGCCGCCGCCTGGCTCGCCGCGGCCCGGTTCGGTATTCCGGGCACCATCGCCCCGGGCGGCGCCTACGTCTGCGCGAGCGTCAAGGAGGAGTTCGGCCTGGCGATCCTCGAAGCGATGGCCACGGGCCTCGTCGTCGTCGCCCCCGACAGCGGCGGACCCGCGACCTACGTGAACGACGGAGACACCGGGTTCCTCACCGACACCGCCGACCCGGCGGCGCTGGTCGCCGCGATCGGCCGGGCGCTCGACGCCGCCGCCGACGGCGACCCGCGTCGCGCCGAGCGCTCCCGCACCCTCGTGGCCGAGCGCTTCACGATCCAGGGGATGGCGGCGACCCTCACGCCGATGTACCTGAACGTCACCCGGCACGAGGCGGAGCTGCGCCGCACGGCGGAACTGCTGACGTGA
- a CDS encoding polysaccharide pyruvyl transferase family protein, with translation MNVLTIGDIGVLAGIIHIGDEAMFEAAADELSARGGQVVGVSSAPQESAARYGLGTVDRLGFIGLERAVARERAAHLCAAAAGDAELAAGDPARGALEALDEASGVLIAGGGNLASRWPVHVYERTTLAAMARARGIPVVVSGQTFGPDLDPEDADRVAAMTRDAAWTGVREHDSAALARSWGARVHAGVDDASFLHSSQAAPAEPYVLVSLSGWFAGRHADDVEAGIARVLDEASDAVGPVVFHAHFGPVAAGAEPAGDAALHERVRERMTRGSRVLPSGDSRGAAALARQAQLLVTSRYHPAVFAAPAGVPILGLAADDYTRIKLRGALGHWGQTGVVDLDDLAGAPERLRDLHARRTAIAEDAAARVDAHRVDAARWWDTVAEGLG, from the coding sequence GTGAACGTACTGACCATCGGCGACATCGGGGTGCTCGCGGGCATCATCCACATCGGTGACGAGGCGATGTTCGAGGCCGCGGCCGACGAGCTGTCCGCTCGGGGTGGGCAGGTGGTCGGGGTCTCCTCCGCTCCCCAGGAGTCGGCGGCCCGGTACGGCCTCGGCACCGTCGATCGCCTCGGTTTCATCGGGCTCGAGCGTGCGGTGGCGCGCGAGCGCGCGGCGCACCTGTGCGCGGCAGCGGCCGGCGATGCGGAGCTCGCCGCCGGAGACCCCGCGCGCGGTGCGCTCGAAGCGCTGGACGAGGCGTCGGGAGTGCTCATCGCCGGTGGCGGCAACCTCGCCTCGCGATGGCCGGTGCACGTGTACGAGCGCACGACCCTTGCGGCGATGGCCCGCGCGCGCGGGATCCCCGTGGTGGTGAGCGGGCAGACGTTCGGGCCCGACCTCGACCCCGAGGATGCAGACCGCGTCGCCGCCATGACCCGCGACGCGGCGTGGACGGGCGTGCGCGAGCACGACTCGGCCGCACTCGCCCGCTCGTGGGGGGCGCGGGTCCACGCCGGGGTCGACGACGCCTCGTTCCTTCACAGCAGCCAGGCGGCCCCGGCTGAGCCGTACGTTCTCGTGAGCCTGTCCGGGTGGTTCGCTGGACGGCACGCCGACGACGTCGAGGCCGGGATCGCGCGGGTGCTCGACGAGGCGTCCGACGCTGTGGGCCCGGTCGTCTTCCACGCCCACTTCGGGCCGGTGGCGGCAGGTGCCGAGCCCGCGGGTGATGCCGCCCTCCACGAACGGGTGCGGGAGCGGATGACGCGAGGGAGTCGCGTCCTGCCGAGCGGTGACTCCCGGGGTGCGGCGGCGCTCGCGCGCCAGGCTCAACTGCTCGTCACGAGCCGGTACCACCCCGCGGTCTTCGCCGCACCGGCGGGGGTGCCGATCCTGGGCCTCGCCGCCGACGACTACACACGGATCAAGCTGCGTGGCGCACTCGGCCACTGGGGTCAGACGGGCGTCGTCGATCTCGATGACCTGGCCGGCGCCCCCGAACGCCTGCGTGATCTCCACGCCCGGCGGACGGCGATCGCCGAAGATGCCGCAGCGCGCGTCGATGCGCACCGCGTCGACGCGGCACGGTGGTGGGACACGGTCGCCGAGGGCCTGGGGTGA
- a CDS encoding winged helix-turn-helix domain-containing protein, with translation MSTTALLDRPAPARHLRAVPRIADAAPAATASAVTPAAAPTAAPAPQRHLPPGTAPRGFALYVGFDEAKAQASGVSLPVLVEALRRTLAELAPDAETYATVALAPVGAGGRDVDVVRLALQEPAAVARTKPEEPEEDDDTARGVVVDISRKRVVIDGDSAALTFKEFELLQYLVLREGRTIERTELVSSLWHAEEQDAPGERTIDVHVRRLRAKLGRYEDIVRTVRGVGYRFDRHADVVIRFGHGTPSPDRF, from the coding sequence CGGACGCCGCTCCCGCCGCAACCGCGTCGGCCGTGACACCCGCCGCCGCTCCGACCGCTGCGCCCGCCCCGCAGCGGCACCTGCCCCCCGGAACCGCGCCGCGCGGCTTCGCCCTCTACGTCGGGTTCGACGAGGCGAAGGCGCAGGCCTCGGGCGTCAGCCTTCCCGTCCTCGTCGAGGCCCTCCGCCGCACCCTTGCCGAACTCGCCCCCGACGCCGAGACCTACGCCACCGTGGCACTCGCCCCCGTCGGCGCCGGCGGCCGCGACGTCGACGTCGTGCGCCTCGCCCTTCAGGAGCCGGCGGCCGTCGCCCGCACCAAGCCCGAAGAGCCCGAAGAGGACGACGACACCGCCCGCGGTGTCGTCGTCGACATCTCGCGCAAGCGCGTCGTCATAGACGGCGATTCGGCGGCGCTGACCTTCAAGGAGTTCGAGCTGCTGCAGTACCTCGTCCTCCGCGAGGGCCGCACGATCGAGCGCACCGAGCTGGTCTCCTCGCTCTGGCACGCCGAGGAGCAGGATGCCCCGGGCGAGCGCACCATCGATGTGCACGTCCGGCGCCTGCGCGCCAAGCTCGGCCGCTACGAGGACATCGTCCGCACGGTGCGCGGTGTCGGCTACCGCTTCGACCGGCACGCCGACGTCGTCATCCGCTTCGGCCACGGCACGCCCTCGCCCGACCGCTTCTGA